A window of Maioricimonas rarisocia genomic DNA:
AGCACCAGCCGCTGCAGCGGTTCGACGGTGATGTGGTCCTGGACGATGCCGGTCAGCTCGGCATACATGGCGTCCATGTCGAACCGGCTCGCCTGAAAGTAGGTGTCCGGTTCGAAGCCGTCGTCGGCATCGCTCTCGACCACTTCGCGAATGCGGTCGATGTCGATCTGCGGGCCGTACTGATTCTCGGTGTACCGGCAGCGGAGCTTGTAGAACGTCCCCGGCTGCCAGGCCTGCTCGCAGTCGGCGAACAGGCCGCCGTCGCTCCAGATCATGGCGGTGGCCGACCGCTGCGGATCGCGAAAGACAACGCGGAAGTACGGTTTGCCGTCCCGTGTTGTCGAGCGGTCCTTGCTGACCAGCAGGACGAAGCAGTCGCCCTGTGTGCCGGGCTGCATCTCCCCCAGCGGAACAATCCGTGGGGACGGTTCGTTGTCAGGAATCAGTTGCATGTTTGTCTGGCCCGCTACAAACAATGTGGCCCCGTGCGGGGGCCGGGAAACGTCACTCGGGAGGTGCGAACTTCTCAGCCGCTTCCTGAATCTCCTCCGGCGTCATGTCGCGAATGTGCTGGGCGATCGCCCATTCATGGCCGAACGGGTCGATGATCCGGCCGTACCGGTCACCCCAGAACATGTCGGTCAGCGGCATCTCGATGCGCGAGCCGGCTTTGACGGCCCGCTCGAAGGCTCCTTCGGCATCGTCCGTCCACATGTGCAGGGCGACCGAGGTCCCGTTGAGGGACTTCGGCGAAACCCATCGCTCCATAGGAGGAGTCTCGTCGCACAGAAACAGCGGCGAATCACCGATCTTCAGCTCGGCATGCATGATGCCTTCGCCGTTCGGCCAGGGCATCCGCGAGATTTCTTCGGCGTTGAAAGCCGACTTGTAGAACTCGATCGCCTCGGTTGCACCTCGAATGACGAGGTGAGGGGCGAGGGAATGATGACCCGGAGGGATGGGCTGAACCATGTCGTCATGACCTCCGCTGGGTTTCAGGCTGTGAGTTTCCGCAGCTGTTCCAGATAACGGGGAATCGCTTCGCGCGGATCTTCCTTTTCCTCGTACTCGAGGACCAGGTAGCCGCGGTAGCCCGCATCCTGCAGGATACCCACAATGCGGGGCAGGTCGGCTTCCTGTTTTTCGCCGCCTGCGGTAATGGCCACCTTCACCTGGGCGTTGACTGCGTAGGGCGCGATCTTCTCGAGGTCGCCGTAAGGATCGTCGGTTCGGAAGTTCCCGCTGTCGAAGTTGATGCCGAACCAGGGGGAATTGTTGACCCGCTCGACGATCCGCAGCAGCTGCTCGGGCGTGGCGGTGATGCCGCCATGGTTCTCCAGGGCCAGCACGACACCCTTCGTGGCAGCGTAATCCAGCGACTGATTGATGCCTTCCACGCAACGGTCCAGCGCGACCTCTTCGGTCTCGCCCTTTGGGACCTTGCCGGCGAAAATGCGGATGACCGGGGCCCCCATGAGGGCGGCGTAGTCGATCCACTTCCGGGTCATTTCGAGCTGAAACTCGCGGTCGGGCCCTTCCGGCAGGCAGAAGTCGTTGCCGATCGCGGTCCCCGAAATGTCCAGCCCCAGACGAAACGTCTGGTTCTTGATCGACATCAGGTACTCGTTGGTCACGTCGGCCGGGAAGTAGTAGCTGGTCAGCTCGGTCGCATCGAGGTCCTGCTCGGCGCAGTAGTCGACGAAATCCTCGAGCGTCATCGTGGGGTTGCCCGACCGGGGCTTCGGCCAGTTCCGCGGCAGGTAGCGGTTGAACGAGTACGCTGCCAGCGAGAGTTTCATGAACGGGCGGCCGGTGCGGGTCGGCGGTTCGGCGGCGGCCAGGGGGGCTCCGCTGCTTCCCTGAAGAAGTGTCGAGCCGAGTGCGGCGGCAGACGAGGCCAGCCAGAGCCGGCGGGAAAGGCGGGAATTGCCGGAAGAAACTTCGCTGTTGGCCGAATCAGTTCGGGATGCCATTCCGATGAACTCCAGTAGCTGCACAGATCTGAAGGGTCTGCGGTAGAATTGGACGGCAGGTCCGGGGCCGGGGCGACAGATTTCCGGCCGTTCGCGTGACGTGAACCGGTCGGGTGGACATCTGCCAGCTCCTAAGTTACACCTGCCGGCAGGGTTACCGCAACTTTGCGGCGAAGCAATTGTTGATTCCCGCAGAGCGATGCTATAATTCGGGTCGGAAACGTTTCGGCATCGACTCGTCCTTTCCAGACAGAGGAGACCGTGGGTCTATGGTTACAGTGACGGAAAAAGCCGCCGGCGAAATCAAGCGCGTCATCGGCGAGCAGAACATGCCGGAAGGTACTGTCCTGCGAATCGGGGTGGCAGGTGGCGGCTGCAGCGGATTTCAGTACAAGCTCGGCTTCGACGCCGCGGCAGATCGTGAGAAGGATCACATCTCCGAGCAGCATGGACTGCAGGTGGCGATCGACAAGAAGAGCGACCTGTACCTCGATGGGACCACCGTCGATTTCTACGATGGTCTCGAAAAGCGCGGCTTCACGTTCGAAAACCCGAATGTGACCCGCAGCTGCGGATGCGGCAGCAGCTTCTCCGTCTGATTGATTCAGTCGGCAGCAAACAAAAAAGAACCGTCCGGGAACCAGCAGGCTCCCGGACGGCTTTTTTACGCGCTGTGCTCGATCCTTGAGGACCGGCCGACGGTCAGAGTTCCCAGCCGAGACGCGACGGCTGCCAGACGACGTTCGCGGCTTCGGGAGCATTCGTCGCCTTCAGTTCGGCTCCATCCCACTCGAGCTTGCGGCCGATGCGGTAGGCCACCGTTCCCAGCAGCACGCTTTCGGTCAGGGCCCCGGAGTAGTCGAAGTTGCAGGTCGTCGGCTCGCCGGTCTTGCAGGCCTGAATCCATTCGGCATGATGTCCGATCGAGTTCGGGATCGTCTGCTCAGGCGGCGTGAAGTCGGCAAACTTGTCTTCCGGGAACAGCTTGTACGTTCCGTAGTTGGCGTACATCGAACCCTCGTCGCCGACGAAGTAGACGCCGGCGCCACCGAGGTCGTGGCCGTCGTGAACGTGCTCGATCATGTCGCCATCGGTCCAGGTCAGGGTGACCGGCGGCTGCTCGCCCCGTTCCGGATATGTCCAGGTGACCTTTAGACCGGTCGGTGCGGTCTCCGGATGCGTTGGGGGACCTTCCGCTTCACACGTGAGCGGGTGCCGCAGATCCAGAGCCCAGAACACCAGGTCAATGTAGTGGCAGCCCATGTCGGCCAGCGTACCGCCGCCGAAGTCCCACCACCGCCGCCAGTCGGCGGGAATGTACGCAGGGTGGTACGGGCGATAAGCGGACGGGCCGAGCCACAGGTCCCAGTTGACCCCTTCCGGGATGGGCGGTTTGTCGGTCGGCCAGGTGTTCCCTCCCCAGCCCTTACCGACCCAGACTTTGACCTCACGGACCGGTCCGATCGCTCCGGAACGGATGACTTCGACCACCCGACGGTAGTTGTTGGTGGCGTGAATCTGCGTCCCCATCTGGGTGACGACATGATGTTCCCTGGCGGTCTGGGCCACCAGGCGTGCTTCCCGCACCGTCCGGGTCAGTGGCTTTTCGCAATAGCAATGCAGCCCCTGCCGCATGGCCGTCACCGAGCAGTACGCATGGGTGTGATCGGGCGTCGAGACGACGACAGCGTCGAGCGTCTCGTTGTCGAGCATCTTGCGGAAGTCTTCGTAGCGTGAGGCCTTGGGAAACGCCTCGAACGCCTGGGCCGCCCGGCGGGCATCGACGTCACAGATCGCGACGATGTTCTCACCCGAAACGCCGGCGAGATTGCTCGCCCCACGTCCGCCTGGGCCGATGACCCCGATGTTCAGCTTTTCGTTGGGGCTGGTGCTCTCGGCCGAGGCCGCCTGGCCGGCGACATACAGGCCGGCACCAATGGCGGCGGACTGAGAGAAGAACTGGCGGCGGGGGATCTGTTGGGGCATGGCGGGGCATCTCCTGGAGGGTCGAATCAACGTCCGTGAATATGACGGACACCTCGGCAGGAATCAATATCGGCGCAATTGCTGCGATCGGGCCAGAGCAGTTTGCGCCGATTGCCGAACCACTGTTCCCTACTTCCCCGGACGCAACCTGCGACACAGCCGGTACGCCTGATACTTGTACCAGTCCCGCCCGGGATGATCCCCGACGGGGGCCGGTGTGATGCCCAGACGACGCAGGCCCGCGTTGACCCGGTGGACTCCGGCCCGTCGATCCAGATCCGGAGTGCGGAACGTGATGCTGAATGAGACCGAAACTTCGGGGCCGTTCTGCACCCAGTGAGGGTTCGTCACCGGAAAGTGCAGTCCCTGCCCCGGCTGCAGATCGAACGTCCACGCATGCTCTGCAATCTCTTCGCGGTACTCGAGGTTGCGGCCGCGATTGGTATAGAACGCTTCCAGTTCCGCTTCCGACAGAATCGAGCGATCGGCACCGTCCCATTGACGGACCGTCTTCGAGCCGCGGACCTGCAGCAGGAAGTTGTGCTCCGGATCGATGTGGTACGGCGTGACCGAACCGGGCGAGGTGAGAAACACGAACGCCTGGGCGTGCGTCATTCCCGGCGCGATCTGCTCCGAGTGGGGGCGGATTTCTTTCAGGCATGCCTCGAGCAGATCGCGGTAGGCCGGATCCTGTTCGACGTACTTCAGCACCATCCAGGATTCGCATTCCTCGATGCGGCGGATCGTTTCGTCGACGGACAGACCGTTGCGCGGCGTCAGCCTGGCGTCGATGCTCGTCGGGAGTTTGCCGGCGTTATACTCGATGCACGAAACCGGCAGAGCCCGCGCCAGCTCCAGAATGCGCTCGACCTCGAACAGCGGATGATTGCAGAGCCGATGCTCGATCAGGAACGGCCGGCGACTGAAGCAGTCCTGGAAATCGTTGGCGTTGAATGCGAGCAGGTGCCGTTGCCCGACGGACTGCTGTACGGGCGCGGTGGTGGTCGGGGGAGGAGACAGGAGCTGGCTGGTCATCGGTGGAATCTCCTGGAACGCGTCACGTCTGTTGGATGGCGGCAGGTTGCCGGGAAGCGGATCGAAAGCGCCGACGCACGACTCGGGCGAGCGGGGCCAGTCCGACGAGGGCATCGCCGGTCAGCCGGCCGGTCGACACCAGTAGATGCCGGATTGTCCTTCGCTGCCGCCACAGGCGGTTGATCATGAAGTGCTGCGGGACCGCGCAGGAATCCATCCACGTGATGGACGGCATCCCGTGCAGGACCCGAATGTTCTCGATCTCGAGATGAACGCCGGGCGAAAACTTTCTGTACGATTCGTCGTATGCGATCTTGAACGCGAACGAACCTGTGCCGGAGCGGAAGTTCCACTTCATCGCGATCGGTTCGTTATTGAGGAACAGACCCAGTAGCATCAGTTGCCTCCGCTGGGCGGCGGCGTGCGTAATCTCGCGGAAGAACTGCCGATGTCGTTCGTCGAGGCCAATCGCCGTCCCGGCGTTCCCCTTCCAGCCGGCCGCCTCGAGATCGAGGAACTGTTCCATCCAGAAGTCGAAGAACCCGTTGCCGTCGTTAAATCGGACCGTGATATCCCCGAGATCGGCCAGCCGCCGTCGCTGACGACGCAGTTCCCGTCGGTTGTGACTGGTCAGTGCCTCGACGACGTATTGCTGCCAGTCGTCTCCCGGTTCGAGAACCGCACGACTCTGCTCCGAAACACAGAACGTGTTCAGTGTCTGCTCTGCGGTTGCGTCCGTGAGCGCCTGGTGAAACGGACCGGCGCCATCGACGTCGGGCAGTTCGAGAACCGCCGGACCCCGACGCTCTTCTCTCAAAGCCTCAAACAGAGCCGCAAGGCACAGGGCGCCCTGTCCCCTTCGGATCAGCGGCGTCGAGAGAAAACTGTACGGGTGCTGCCAGAGTGTCCAGACGCGGACGGGGACGTTCTTCCAGGATGGCTGCTCTTCGAAGGGGAAGAATCCGCACAGGACCGGCGGCGTATCGCGACGGGTCGACGGGCGGTACACCAAGGCGAACCGCAGTTTCGATTCTCCTGCGAATGCATTCAGGGCCGGGCGCAGAAACCACGGCTCGAGGAATACGTTCGGTTCGGCCGCGTCGTCGGCAAGCGACTGCCAGTCGTCGACACGCTCGTCCAGTCCGTCTGCAGGCACGAACTCGACGAATGCCCCGTCGGCGAGTGGCGGCGTGACCTCGGCAGGCGGTCCGGTGGGAATACAGTCAACAAAGGGAGCGTCGTGCTGCTTTTTGGCAGCAGGAGGGAGGCCCGTCGCACTCATGGATGTCATCCGGACGAGGTCCGTTGGTCTCGGAAGGTACTCACAGCAGAGTCGCTGCGGAAACCTACCTTGTCCCAAACCCGACGCAAGCAGTTTCTTTCGATCCGCCTGTGGGTGCCGGGCCTTCCCGGAGCCTGTGGCCGGCCCGTTCAGTCTCCACGCGCAGGTGCCGGCGCGCCTGGAAGCAGTTTCGCCTTTGGATCATCCGGCGGACCGTCCAGCGCGAGATACGCGAACAGGTCGGCCAGCTCCTGAGGAGTGAGCTGCTTTTCGATGCCTTCCGGCATCATCGAGACATTGCTGACGCGGTACTCCTCGATCTCCTCGCGCGGTATCGTTTCCAGCTTGCCTCCCTGAATCTTCAGGATGACGCGTCGCTCGTTCTCTTCGACGGGCAGCCCGGTCAGAACACGGCCATCGTCGGTCAGCAGTTGCCGGGCCTGGTAACCGGGGCCAATGACCAGCGAAGGGTCGAACACGTTCGAAAGCAGTTGCTCCCAGTTGTTGCGTCCGTTGCGTGTGATGTCCGGTCCGACCTCGGCGCCGTCTCCGTACATCTTGTGGCACTGCGCGCAGATCTTTTTGAACACCGCGACGCCCGCTCGGGCATCTCCAGGAACGCGCCGCAGCAGATCGCGATGCTGTCGAATCACCTGCTGGCGATCGGAGCGTCCGTCCAGTCGAATCTGACCGTACACTTTGGCGAGCGCCGTCTTCAGCGGTTCGTCCGTGAATGTCGCCAGCCGGCGGAGCTGGTTGACGTTCAGCAGATTCCGGTCGATCTTTTTGTTCTGGATCGCGTCGAGCAGAGCCAGACTCCACCCGGGCCGTTGCGTCAGGACTTCGATCGCTTTCGGCTGAACCGCCGGTTCGAAGTCGTCGAAACGGACCAGCAGAATCCCGGCGACCTTCGGACTGCGGGAACGTCCCAGCGACTCGATCACAGCGGCACGAAAGTCGTGGCCGGCTTCGGCATCAGCGAGCACCTCTTCGACCCTGTCCAGGAACTCCGCGTCGCCCGCTGCAATCAGCGTTTCGAGGGCGGCGAGCCGGTTCTGCGGGCGATGATCACTGTCGGCGAACGAGTGCCGCAGCGTGTCGAGTGCCGGCCCGGAACCGAGCAACGCCCGGACGACCGTCAAGGGAGCATCCAGCACCTCATCCGCGTCCGCCAGACGCGATTCGTCGAGAAACAGCCCGGAGATGGACTCCCGCTGTTCGTCCGTGAGCGAACGCTGCCGCAACCGCTCAGCGACAGCGTCCAGACACTGCCGCTTCGTGGCCTCGTCGAGAAGCTCCTCCACCAGAGTCTCCTCGAGGAGTTCCGAGAGTGTGTTGCCATCGGTTCGCGGATCATCAGCCAGGACGCTGACAGCACGCGGCAGCACCGAGGCGAAGGCAGGCGGTCGATCGAACATCTGTTCGACGAGTGCCTGCCCGACCGCATCCGGATCCCGGGAAACGATCGGCAGCAGGTTCTGCCAGACCAGCGGCGCCATGGTCGGATCGTTCTCTGACAGTGCCAAGTGGTACAGCAGAATCGAGGCCAGCTGAGAGTCGAAGCGTTCCGGGCGATCGCTGACGTGCCTGTAGAGTTTGCTGGCCGCGATGACCCGTTGCTGAAAGACTCGTGGATCTTCGTCCTGTCCGAAGATGAGCCCGGCCGCGATTTCCTGAGCGGCCAGTTTCTCATCCAGGCGATCCGCCAGCAGCCGAATCTTCCACGCGGAAATCTGCGGGTGATCCACGTCGTAGTGAATGTTGTGGACGAGCACCGAGGGGGGCAGGTCGGCACCTGCCAGGGCCCACATTGCCCGGAGACGGGAGGACACGTCCCGGGACGTGTCATTCGCCTGGGCGATCAATCGCTGGACAACCGGCGAGTCTTCGGAGAGTCGCTCGGCCAGTAGTCGCCGTGCGGTCGCGCGCACGTATTCGTCCCGACCATCAAGGTGATCAGCGAGTTCGTCGTTGCCCATGGTCGACAGGTCGAGAACCGGCAGTCGTCCCGCCTTGTCGTAAATGACGCGGTACAGTCGTCCCTTGGCGCGGTCGATGCCCTCCGGGTCGGCATTCGCATCCTGGTAGCAGTGATAGCGGTCGTACCAGTCCAGCACGTACAGGCAGCCGTCCGGCCCGGTCTTCTGCACGACCGGCATGAACCAGGCGTCGTTGGCGGTCAGGAAGTCAGCGAGCTTCGGGGCGTCGTCGTCACCCCGCTTGCGGATCGTGCCGTACTCGTCGTCGTCCCATGCACCGTTCTTCGGGGCGAAACCGGGATGCGGCCGACCCCGATATGTCGAGCCGTGCCGTTCGATGACGTCCGCATTGATGCAGCCGCCGTGAATGTTCCCCATCAACAGCAGCTTGCGGTACTCCTCGGGCCACGCGTCGGTATCCGACCAGGTGATGCCGCAGTAGGCCGCCTTCTGATGCTTGTGATCGACGATCGAGCGCATCGGCCATGTGTTCGCCGGGTACGGTCCCCCCTGCCGAATGTAGTATCCCGACTCGACGATGTGCCACAGGTGGTCGATGACGCAGGCGGAAATGAAGAAGTCCCCCTCGTCGTTGATGGCGATCCCCCAGGGGTTGCTCGTCCCTTCGGCAAAGACCTGGAACTCCCAGGTGCGCGGGTGAATGCGGAACATCGCGCAGGTGAACTTCCAGCCGGGATGCTCCGCGTCACGATTGGGATTGTCGCTGCCGTACTTCACGTGCGAATGATTGAACACGCCGTTCAGACCGTACAGCCAGCCGTCCGGTCCCCATGTGAGCGAATTCGGAAGCTCATGCGTGTCGGTCCGCCCGAAGCCGGTCAGGACCGTTTTCGTAACGTCGGCCTTTCCGTCGCCGTCGGTGTCCTGCATGAATAGCAGATCGGGCGCGTTCGCGACCCACACGCCGCCATGGCCGACTGCGATTCCGGACGGGATATTCAGCCCGTCGGCGAACACCGTCACCGAGTCGGCCCGGCCGTCACCGGTGGTATCCTCGAGAACCTTCACACGGTCGCGGCCTGGACCGGCGGATCGGCGGGGATACTCAAAGCTCTCGGTGATCCAGATCCGCCCACGCTCATCGATGCTCATCGCGACCGGATTGGCGATATCCGGCTCGGCAGCGACGACCTCGACGGAGAAGCCGTCAGGGACCGTCATGCGTGCGACGGCCTGCTGTGCAGAGATCGGCGGTCCCGGCGGCCGGTCGTGACGGCGGGGTACTTCAAGACGCTGAGCCGTTGCGGGGCTGGCAGCGAACAGGAAAAACAGAACGACCGGCAGCAGGAGCGCACGCATGCGACGACCTTCCGACGTGGGGCAGAGAGAACGGGAAGCGCACCCCGATACTGTCGCCCACTCGACTGCCGGATGCAATCGAAGCTGCAGCCGCGGTGCATCATCGAAACCGTCAGTCGCACCGCGACGTGCGATGCGACTGACTCGAGATGCACAATCGAAATGCCGTCAACTCGAAGTAAGTTCGAAGCTGGGAGGCGTCTCGGGAGAGTCGGTGATGTCGGCGGTCAGTTGCGTCTGTTCCAGCGCACTGTACTTGTCCGGAATGGACTCGCTGGCGTCGCCGGACATCCGCAGCTGCTCGATATCCATCCCTTCGTCGGTCGATACCGGTGAACCGTCCTTTGTGACGATGCGGCTGACCGTCACTTTGTAATTGCCGGGCGTTACGCCCGACCGGTTACCGGTTACGAGGGAGAATTCGCCGTCAGCATTCGTCTGGCCGGCAGCGCCATTGAGGCCGGGCTGGGTCGGGTGAAACATGACGACGGCATCACCGAGCGGCTGACCGTCGAGTGTCACGACTCCGGTGTATTCGACGAGTTCGGGAGCGTCATCCGGAGACGACGAGCAGCCCGTAACCATCAACGCGAGAACGAGGCAGAAACACCGCACTTCAGAAGTCCTCCGTTTCGAAACGTTGCCTGGAACTGCCGAACCGGTGCAGCAGGACCGGTTGGCCGGCCGCGACATTGCCGGGCGACGATCAGAACTCGCCGATGACGTTGCCGTCCTTGATTCGATTGAGCCACTGGAAGACGTTGCGGTAATCAATGTTCTCGCTGATGAAGCGGACCGCACCGTCCCCCATCAGGAAGTGGCCGCCACCGATATGATGGCTGCCGAACTGCCAGGCGTACTGCAGACCGCTGCCGTTGAGGGCGTTGTCGTAGTTGATCGCACCATACCGCTCGTTGTTTCGGGGCGTGCGACCGTGGCAACAGGTGTGGGTGCCGGCGCCCCAGTACGGGCCATAGTTAACACTTGTGCTCTGCTGTTTGGCTTCACCCACGATAATCGTGTTACTGGACCCGTCCTTGATGAAACCGATCGTCGTGGCCCCGTCGTTACCGAACGCGCCGAGATCCTGCGTGCTCGTGCGGTAGACGTTGTAGCTCGGGTTGTAATCGGTGTAGGCACCGGTGGCGAACAGATAGTTGCTGCGGGCCACCTGGTTCCGTTCGTAGAAGCTGCTGCTGCTGTTCGCAGAGCTGTTAACGACCTCGCCGTTCAGATCGTCTGACGGGCACAGGAAGACGGCCAGCTTCTGGCTGTAGACAGGACGGTTGGCGTCGCTGGTGCTTACACCACCAGCCAGTGGTCGCCCGTAAGGGCTGGAGATGCTCGACGGCAGACTGAAGTTGTACTGGTTGTACAGCGGAGACTGGTCGAGGTAGGGAAGCAGAAGCACCCAGCCGGTCGTGTTCATCACCTCGAGCGTCGAAGGACACTGCGAGTAGGAGGCCGGATTGCAGCGACCGGAGGAAATCAGCGCCGGCGGGAACACGCCGTGGGTGTCGTGATAGTTGTGGAGGGCCAGTCCGAATTGCTTCACGTTGTTCTTGCACTGCGATCGTCTGGCCGCTTCCCGTGCCTGTTGCACCGCAGGGAGCAGCAGTGCGATCAGAATCGCGATGATGGCAATCACCACCAGCAGTTCGATCAGCGTGAAACCTCGTCGAATGCGCAGCGACATGAGCATGTCCTCACCAGAAACGGCGTTTTCGCAGGAACTACGAACTGAAGAACAGGCGGACTGACGCGGCGGGAAATGAAGGTGCTTGCCGCGTCACCCGTTGATACATGAAGAAGATGACTTGACTCTAAACCTGCCGTTAAGAGGTCGCAACCGTCCCGATGATGAAACTTCGTTGCCAAGACGAAATTCAGGGAGAACCCTGACGGGTCGGTTGCATGAGCGAAGCGGGGAGCCCTGCGGCCACTTTGCCCCACCGGTAGGCGACGCTGACGTGCAGAGACAATCAGGATCGCGCGGTCACGAAGGATGCGTGTGCGTCTTGCTGAACAACGCGGCACCTTGCGTTTCCCTCCCCGCTCAAATCTTCCGGGTGATCACCAGGCCAGGTCGACGAGATGTGGGAACTGTCGGTCCCGGATGTGTGGGCGGCGCACGCAGGACCGCGTCAGATGATCAGCCGCGATCGATCAATTACTGAGCGCCGTGATCGGGCTTCTGCGACCGTCGGCCGGCGCGGGTGTTTGACGGCACCCAGTTGCGGTCCGTGTCCTTCAGGTCGCGGATCTCGGCGAGTGAAGGGGGCGCGTTCGTTCCGTACTGCTGCCATCGTGGCTTGCGGAGCACCGGCCGGTAGTCCATGTGTGCCGGTCGGGCACCACGGCTGAACACCCAGCTCATGACGGATCGTGATCCTCCCCCCGGTCGTTCACGGAAGAGGACGGCCAGCAAACCGAGTCCCACGGCAATGCCGCCCACGATCATCAGAGGGACGGCTGGATCGGGGCTGAAGACAAGCACAACGCCAGTGCACGCGAGCGCACCGCCGAGAATCACGAAGCTCGTTGCGAGCAGCGGCGCGGCAACCCGGCTCGGCTGACTGTCAAACCGTGATCCCATCGACTCTCCCGCCCCGTCAAGAGATCTGAACCGTCACGAGATCCAAAATCCGTTCATCCCGTATCATACTTCGCCGGACCGACGTGTAAACAGGGGAGTGACACGCCCCCTTGCCGGCCGTCCTCCCGGCCACGGTTCCGTCAATTCGGCCGCGTGAGCGAGTGCACCGTCCGCAGCACGTCTTTCAGTGCAAACTCGTCCTCCTCCCCCGAGGGAAATCGGCGGATCAGCATCCCTCCAGGTTCGTAGACGTAGAATGCAGGTGTCGATTCGAGATCCTGTTGCTCGAGAAAATCGAGAAACGGCACATCGAGCTGCAGGTGAACGAGCGGCCCGGAATGCTTGCTCAGGAATTCGAGAATCTTCGGCTGGTACCAGGCGGGTGGCTTGCCGGCGATGCCGTCGTAATCACAGTTGACCGCAATCCACTCCAACCGGTCCTGAGGAAACGTGGAGAGCCGTTCAATGATTTCCGGCAACTCCTCCCGGCACCGCGGGCAGGTCATCGTCCAGATCTGAACCACGACGACCTTGCCGGAGGCCGCACGGACCCGCTTCTGCACGCCGGCCCAGTCCGTCACCGTCAGTTCAGGATCGGCCGCCAATCCTCGGGACGCAACGCCGCACGTGGCGACCGCGATGAATGCCAGGCAGACTGACCAGTG
This region includes:
- a CDS encoding carboxypeptidase-like regulatory domain-containing protein; this translates as MRCFCLVLALMVTGCSSSPDDAPELVEYTGVVTLDGQPLGDAVVMFHPTQPGLNGAAGQTNADGEFSLVTGNRSGVTPGNYKVTVSRIVTKDGSPVSTDEGMDIEQLRMSGDASESIPDKYSALEQTQLTADITDSPETPPSFELTSS
- a CDS encoding DUF1559 domain-containing protein, which translates into the protein MSLRIRRGFTLIELLVVIAIIAILIALLLPAVQQAREAARRSQCKNNVKQFGLALHNYHDTHGVFPPALISSGRCNPASYSQCPSTLEVMNTTGWVLLLPYLDQSPLYNQYNFSLPSSISSPYGRPLAGGVSTSDANRPVYSQKLAVFLCPSDDLNGEVVNSSANSSSSFYERNQVARSNYLFATGAYTDYNPSYNVYRTSTQDLGAFGNDGATTIGFIKDGSSNTIIVGEAKQQSTSVNYGPYWGAGTHTCCHGRTPRNNERYGAINYDNALNGSGLQYAWQFGSHHIGGGHFLMGDGAVRFISENIDYRNVFQWLNRIKDGNVIGEF
- a CDS encoding peroxiredoxin family protein translates to MKLPADRLPITSPQRPGHPRILHWSVCLAFIAVATCGVASRGLAADPELTVTDWAGVQKRVRAASGKVVVVQIWTMTCPRCREELPEIIERLSTFPQDRLEWIAVNCDYDGIAGKPPAWYQPKILEFLSKHSGPLVHLQLDVPFLDFLEQQDLESTPAFYVYEPGGMLIRRFPSGEEDEFALKDVLRTVHSLTRPN